The following are from one region of the Trichoderma breve strain T069 chromosome 5, whole genome shotgun sequence genome:
- a CDS encoding beta-1,3-glucanase domain-containing protein, with product MRTLTILTALIGAVAAAPSLIPRVSPFSIAKPGGVDDIVITANNTLNGTYHSSTTVSKHAIQARAQAGHLPIQLVNNFSGGQVNAYISGLDTDNRVVFVRGDGSLVYPSSGGSSVPVPISTPINIALPAQGQSITVNVPIVISSARIYFSVGNLQFFMVKIPNGDGLVQPSQFNLQDPSSGLLWGFVELTYTTDLAVYANISYVDFVGIILSMSLSTTDGSATQTTKGLGSSALTQICQGLVQQASVDGFPWSSMCIANSAGTLVRALSPGDYSVINAAAFQNYWSAYVDQVWSHYTSTPLTINTQTSAGSVNCQVSGSTLNCNGDNRGYAKPTAGDIWGCNSGPFAIQGGDNAVHAAVVPRLCAAFVRSTLLLAGGNVQPGLGQSSYYTVSPTNHYSRLVHQFEIDGRGYAFPYDDVNPDGNENASGTLASGAPNVLTVYVGAPPS from the coding sequence ATGAGGACACTCACTATCCTTACTGCCCTCATTGGTGCAGTAGCAGCGGCCCCTTCCCTCATTCCAAGAGTATCACCCTTTTCCATCGCCAAGCCTGGAGGTGTTGACGACATCGTTATCACGGCAAACAACACTCTCAACGGAACCTATCATAGTTCAACAACAGTCTCCAAGCATGCCATTCAGGCTCGGGCTCAGGCTGGACACCTACCAATCCAGCTCGTCAACAACTTCTCCGGTGGTCAGGTCAATGCATACATTTCTGGCCTGGACACCGACAACCGGGTCGTTTTTGTCAGGGGTGATGGCAGTCTTGTGTATCCCAGCTCTGGAGGCTCCAGTGTCCCTGTTCCGATCAGCACCCCCATCAACATTGCACTGCCTGCTCAAGGCCAATCCATCACGGTGAATGTGCCTATTGTCATCAGCTCTGCGCGTATCTACTTTTCAGTGGGCAATCTCCAGTTCTTCATGGTCAAGATTCCCAACGGCGATGGCTTGGTGCAGCCATCCCAGTTCAACCTTCAAGACCCGAGTTCAGGCCTTCTCTGGGGCTTTGTTGAGCTCACTTATACTACTGACTTGGCTGTCTACGCAAACATCAGCTACGTCGATTTTGTCGGCATAATCCTCAGTATGAGCTTGAGTACCACAGATGGAAGCGCCACCCAGACCACGAAAGGCCTTGGATCTTCCGCACTCACCCAGATTTGCCAGGGCTTGGTTCAACAGGCTAGCGTTGACGGCTTCCCCTGGTCTTCTATGTGTATTGCCAATTCCGCTGGAACTCTCGTTCGTGCGCTGTCTCCAGGTGACTACAGTGTCATCAATGCAGCGGCCTTCCAGAACTACTGGAGCGCCTATGTTGACCAAGTCTGGAGCCATTATACCAGCACTCCTCTCACCATCAACACACAAACCTCTGCTGGCAGCGTCAACTGCCAGGTCTCTGGCAGCACGCTTAACTGCAATGGCGACAACCGTGGCTACGCTAAGCCGACTGCAGGAGATATCTGGGGCTGCAACAGTGGGCCATTCGCCATTCAGGGCGGTGACAATGCCGTCCATGCAGCCGTTGTTCCCCGTCTGTGTGCTGCCTTTGTCCGATCCaccttgctgcttgctggtGGCAACGTCCAGCCAGGCCTGGGCCAGTCTTCATACTACACAGTCAGCCCTACCAACCACTACAGCCGTCTCGTTCACCAATTTGAAATTGATGGTCGAGGCTACGCTTTCCCTTATGACGATGTCAACCCAGATGGTAATGAGAATGCCTCGGGCACCTTGGCTTCAGGGGCTCCCAATGTTCTGACAGTCTATGTCGGTGCTCCTCCTTCATAA
- a CDS encoding terpene synthase family, metal binding domain-containing protein, with protein sequence MSTEPAINPHYQGGKAEADEWFKELLQLKGKEEKKFNKTDFGFAAAVWAPSAEKDRFRTAVDWSNWIFYFDDQFDEGPLANDPVKAQEEVDCILAILNDSGPRVQADKPLQYAFQAIWDRIKASDTPEVRERWKDSHKKYLEGLLYQSKLSKSSSAPVLTVDQYMSYRRRTIGVVLAIRLVEYAEDIKLSQTQMDHPSLQLCTSTIVDLVVLSNDILSYKKEVELNDAGNNLVTILKAHNLSDQEAMNSIGKMLDDCYEAWHSALDKLPTWGEETDREVLKYLDACRNVGLGNLHWSFRSGRYFGACGEQVRQTRILSLPPY encoded by the exons ATGTCTACGGAACCAGCCATCAACCCTCATTATCAAGGTGGCAAAGCCGAAGCGGATGAGTGGTTCAAAGA ATTGCTACAATTGAAaggcaaagaggaaaagaagttCAACAAGACTGACTTTGGATTCGCGGCCGCCGTTTGGGCCCCTTCTGCTGAAAAAGACAGGTTTCGCACAGCGGTTGACTGGTCCAATTGG atattttattttgaTGATC AGTTTGATGAAGGGCCTCTAGCAAACGATCCAgtcaaagcccaagaagaagttgacTGCATTCTTGCCATTTTGAATGATAGCGGCCCTCGTGTCCAAGCCGACAAACCTCTTCAGTATGCATTTCAGGCAATATGGGATAGAATCAAAGCT AGTGACACGCCAG AAGTACGAGAACGCTGGAAAGATTCTCATAAGAAATACCTCGAGGGTCTTCTATATCAATCCAAACTCTCAAAGTCCAGCTCTGCTCCCGTCTTAACGGTAGATCAGTACATGAGCTACCGAAGAAGAACGATTGGAGTAGTGCTGGCTATACGGCTGGTAGA GTACGCCGAAGACATAAAGCTCTCTCAAACCCAGATGGATCACCCGTCTCTTCAATTGTGCACTAGCACTATCGTAGATCTTGTGGTTCT TTCAAACGATATTTTGTcatataaaaaagaagtt GAATTAAACGACGCGGGAAATAACTTGGTCACAATACTCAAAGCACATAATCTATCAGATCAAGAAGCGATGAACAGCATAGGCAAAATGCTGGATGATTGCTACGAAGCTTGGCACAGTGCCCTGGATAAGCTGCCCACTTGGGGGGAAGAGACTGACAGAGAGGTGCTCAAATATCTGGATGCCTGTCGTAACGTGGGGCTTGGCAATCTTCACTGGAG TTTTCGTTCTGGTCGATATTTTGGCGCTTGTGGTGAGCAAGTTCGCCAAACCCGAATCTTGTCCCTCCCTCCATACTAA